In Vanacampus margaritifer isolate UIUO_Vmar chromosome 9, RoL_Vmar_1.0, whole genome shotgun sequence, the following proteins share a genomic window:
- the LOC144058472 gene encoding uncharacterized protein LOC144058472 isoform X1: MFYYPAVLKRDSGCFSTIWLAATRGITVPRREFLKVNVKRTCDDIISYILVQVPPPQPNLPRPRFSLYLSSQLQYGVVVVFHRQCVIFLKELQYIVGQLLKKSRSKGLDMKDPGRQMTLFTDPMARLDEIDGGLDPLFGEMDEFRPSPSVLMQEIPEQGAFSAEIQPLTPARSASPINRITASREQITMNDLELIFAPEFSGQDLDDNVEDTLEVLLAQTDNFLTELLRPEAAPAAEAEVERAPVREPSPATATTATALTVGPTTVSSQEQDLTLHPQDETQGMPQSLAEEMTPVGTLPPVSSSATDAAQESAVAEGAPHPEETEPKRKKKRAAGRQLIFFDPLTQIPHDKLQQQIRDPLLETRIRPFLPPESHRLKSARELLSQPCGGQFRSDPLPSCTRWTRRGPITGLTVCCCFQVKPYPKICCCSGHNPPPSRPSTTRSCYPVEEAWSPAVLRKAVPWSRTAALPRCRETEQKPRRFRCQVSVHFHWRHPSSGNPLARSPPCTRQSKKAGPGPASNCRTSLKFRKRCQSPLGRRRKLCFFTLSFLQKLTAGVSATFFKTFLTFWRPARFVRIKWSHTGTSCSNAGPTTMRRLFICEANHSVACSFYGSKV, translated from the exons ATGTTTTACTACCCCGCTGTTTTGAAACGAGACTCTGGCTGCTTCTCGACCATTTG GCTGGCTGCAACGAGGGGCATCACCGTTCCTCGCCGGGAATTCCTGAAAGTCAACGTGAAGCGCACCTG cgatgacatcatcagctaCATCCTGGTgcaagtcccgcctcctcagCCCAACCTGCCACGGCCTCGCTTCTCCCTCTACCTGTCTTCTCAGCTCCAGTATGGCGTGGTGGTCGTCTTCCACCGCCAGTGTGTCATCTTTCTGA AGGAGCTTCAGTACATTGTTGGCCAGCTGTTGAAGAAAAGCAGGTCCAAGGGGCTGGACATGAAGGATCCGGGCAG ACAAATGACACTCTTCACGGACCCGATGGCGCGCCTGGATGAGATCGATGGCGGGCTGGACCCTCTGTTTGGAGAGATGGACGAGTTTAGGCCCAGTCCCAGCGTTCTGATGCAG GAAATTCCTGAACAAGGAGCCTTTTCTGCCGAGATCCAACCGCTGACCCCGGCCCGCTCCGCCTCACCAATCAACA GAATTACCGCGTCTCGAGAACAAATCACCATGAACGACTTGGAACTCATCTTCGCGCCCGAG TTTTCTGGCCAAGATCTGGACGACAACGTTGAAGACACGCTTGAAGTGCTGCTGGCCCAGACCGACAACTTCCTGACCG AACTGTTGAGGCCCGAGGCGGCGCCGGCAGCAGAAGCCGAGGTCGAGAGGGCGCCGGTGAGGGAGCCGAGCCCCGCCACAGCGACCACAGCGACCGCTCtcac AGTGGGTCCCACTACGGTGTCCAGCCAGGAGCAGGACCTCACCTTGCATCCCCAGGATGAGACTCAGGGGATGCCTCAGTCTCTCGCTGAGGAGATGACCCCCGTCGGCACCCTCCCGCCAGTCTCGTCGTCTGCCACGGATGCAGCGCAGGAGTCAGCAGTCGCAGAG GGTGCGCCCCACCCAGAGGAGACGGAGccgaagaggaagaagaagcggGCGGCGGGGAGGCAGCTGATCTTCTTCGACCCGCTCACGCAGATTCCGCATGACAAGCTGCAGCAGCAGATCAGGGACCCCCTGCTGGAAACCAGGATTCGACCCTTCCTGCCGCCCGAGTCGCACAGGCTGAAAAGTGCTCGGGAGCTGCTCAGCCAGCCTTGCGGTGGTCAGTTCCGCTCGGACCCGCTGCCTTCATGTACCCGATGGACTCGGCGTGGGCCGATCACCGGTTTGACCGTTTGCTGTTGTTTCCAAGTTAAG CCTTACCCGAAGATTTGCTGTTGCTCTGGACACAATCCTCCACCATCACGCCCATCGACGACGCGCAGCTGCTACCCAGTGGAGGAGGCGTGGAGTCCAGCAGTTCTGAGGAAAGCCGTCCCGTGGAGCCGGACGGCAGCCCTGCCGAG GTGCCGAGAGACGGAACAGAAGCCGAGGCGGTTCAGGTGTCAG gtctCGGTTCACTTCCACTGGAGGCATCCGAGCAGCGGGAATCCTCTCGCGAGATCTCCCCCGTGTACCCGCCAGAGCAAGAAAG CTGGTCCCGGTCCGGCGTCAAACTGCCGGACCTCGCTGAAGTTCCGGAAGCGTTGCCAGAGTCCGTTGG GCCGGAGGAGAAAGCTCTGCTTTTTCACGCTCTCCTTCCTCCAGAAGCTGACCGCAGGAGTGTCAGCAACCTTTTTCAAAACCTTCTTG ACATTTTGGCGACCGGCAAGATTCGTGCGGATCAAGTGGAGCCATACGGGCACATCGTGCTCCAACGCGGGCCCAACTACGATGAGGAGACTTTTCATTTGTGAAGCAAATCACTCTGTTGCTTGTTCGTTCTAtgggtcaaaagtttaa
- the LOC144058472 gene encoding meiotic recombination protein REC8 homolog isoform X3, with translation MFYYPAVLKRDSGCFSTIWLAATRGITVPRREFLKVNVKRTCDDIISYILVQVPPPQPNLPRPRFSLYLSSQLQYGVVVVFHRQCVIFLKELQYIVGQLLKKSRSKGLDMKDPGRQMTLFTDPMARLDEIDGGLDPLFGEMDEFRPSPSVLMQEIPEQGAFSAEIQPLTPARSASPINRITASREQITMNDLELIFAPEFSGQDLDDNVEDTLEVLLAQTDNFLTELLRPEAAPAAEAEVERAPVREPSPATATTATALTVGPTTVSSQEQDLTLHPQDETQGMPQSLAEEMTPVGTLPPVSSSATDAAQESAVAEGAPHPEETEPKRKKKRAAGRQLIFFDPLTQIPHDKLQQQIRDPLLETRIRPFLPPESHRLKSARELLSQPCGGQFRSDPLPSCTRWTRRGPITALPEDLLLLWTQSSTITPIDDAQLLPSGGGVESSSSEESRPVEPDGSPAEVPRDGTEAEAVQVSGLGSLPLEASEQRESSREISPVYPPEQESWSRSGVKLPDLAEVPEALPESVGPEEKALLFHALLPPEADRRSVSNLFQNLLDILATGKIRADQVEPYGHIVLQRGPNYDEETFHL, from the exons ATGTTTTACTACCCCGCTGTTTTGAAACGAGACTCTGGCTGCTTCTCGACCATTTG GCTGGCTGCAACGAGGGGCATCACCGTTCCTCGCCGGGAATTCCTGAAAGTCAACGTGAAGCGCACCTG cgatgacatcatcagctaCATCCTGGTgcaagtcccgcctcctcagCCCAACCTGCCACGGCCTCGCTTCTCCCTCTACCTGTCTTCTCAGCTCCAGTATGGCGTGGTGGTCGTCTTCCACCGCCAGTGTGTCATCTTTCTGA AGGAGCTTCAGTACATTGTTGGCCAGCTGTTGAAGAAAAGCAGGTCCAAGGGGCTGGACATGAAGGATCCGGGCAG ACAAATGACACTCTTCACGGACCCGATGGCGCGCCTGGATGAGATCGATGGCGGGCTGGACCCTCTGTTTGGAGAGATGGACGAGTTTAGGCCCAGTCCCAGCGTTCTGATGCAG GAAATTCCTGAACAAGGAGCCTTTTCTGCCGAGATCCAACCGCTGACCCCGGCCCGCTCCGCCTCACCAATCAACA GAATTACCGCGTCTCGAGAACAAATCACCATGAACGACTTGGAACTCATCTTCGCGCCCGAG TTTTCTGGCCAAGATCTGGACGACAACGTTGAAGACACGCTTGAAGTGCTGCTGGCCCAGACCGACAACTTCCTGACCG AACTGTTGAGGCCCGAGGCGGCGCCGGCAGCAGAAGCCGAGGTCGAGAGGGCGCCGGTGAGGGAGCCGAGCCCCGCCACAGCGACCACAGCGACCGCTCtcac AGTGGGTCCCACTACGGTGTCCAGCCAGGAGCAGGACCTCACCTTGCATCCCCAGGATGAGACTCAGGGGATGCCTCAGTCTCTCGCTGAGGAGATGACCCCCGTCGGCACCCTCCCGCCAGTCTCGTCGTCTGCCACGGATGCAGCGCAGGAGTCAGCAGTCGCAGAG GGTGCGCCCCACCCAGAGGAGACGGAGccgaagaggaagaagaagcggGCGGCGGGGAGGCAGCTGATCTTCTTCGACCCGCTCACGCAGATTCCGCATGACAAGCTGCAGCAGCAGATCAGGGACCCCCTGCTGGAAACCAGGATTCGACCCTTCCTGCCGCCCGAGTCGCACAGGCTGAAAAGTGCTCGGGAGCTGCTCAGCCAGCCTTGCGGTGGTCAGTTCCGCTCGGACCCGCTGCCTTCATGTACCCGATGGACTCGGCGTGGGCCGATCACCG CCTTACCCGAAGATTTGCTGTTGCTCTGGACACAATCCTCCACCATCACGCCCATCGACGACGCGCAGCTGCTACCCAGTGGAGGAGGCGTGGAGTCCAGCAGTTCTGAGGAAAGCCGTCCCGTGGAGCCGGACGGCAGCCCTGCCGAG GTGCCGAGAGACGGAACAGAAGCCGAGGCGGTTCAGGTGTCAG gtctCGGTTCACTTCCACTGGAGGCATCCGAGCAGCGGGAATCCTCTCGCGAGATCTCCCCCGTGTACCCGCCAGAGCAAGAAAG CTGGTCCCGGTCCGGCGTCAAACTGCCGGACCTCGCTGAAGTTCCGGAAGCGTTGCCAGAGTCCGTTGG GCCGGAGGAGAAAGCTCTGCTTTTTCACGCTCTCCTTCCTCCAGAAGCTGACCGCAGGAGTGTCAGCAACCTTTTTCAAAACCTTCTTG ACATTTTGGCGACCGGCAAGATTCGTGCGGATCAAGTGGAGCCATACGGGCACATCGTGCTCCAACGCGGGCCCAACTACGATGAGGAGACTTTTCATTTGTGA
- the LOC144058472 gene encoding meiotic recombination protein REC8 homolog isoform X2 gives MFYYPAVLKRDSGCFSTIWLAATRGITVPRREFLKVNVKRTCDDIISYILVQVPPPQPNLPRPRFSLYLSSQLQYGVVVVFHRQCVIFLKELQYIVGQLLKKSRSKGLDMKDPGRQMTLFTDPMARLDEIDGGLDPLFGEMDEFRPSPSVLMQEIPEQGAFSAEIQPLTPARSASPINRITASREQITMNDLELIFAPEFSGQDLDDNVEDTLEVLLAQTDNFLTELLRPEAAPAAEAEVERAPVREPSPATATTATALTVGPTTVSSQEQDLTLHPQDETQGMPQSLAEEMTPVGTLPPVSSSATDAAQESAVAEGAPHPEETEPKRKKKRAAGRQLIFFDPLTQIPHDKLQQQIRDPLLETRIRPFLPPESHRLKSARELLSQPCGGQFRSDPLPSCTRWTRRGPITGLTVCCCFQVKVSITATLPEDLLLLWTQSSTITPIDDAQLLPSGGGVESSSSEESRPVEPDGSPAEVPRDGTEAEAVQVSGLGSLPLEASEQRESSREISPVYPPEQESWSRSGVKLPDLAEVPEALPESVGPEEKALLFHALLPPEADRRSVSNLFQNLLDILATGKIRADQVEPYGHIVLQRGPNYDEETFHL, from the exons ATGTTTTACTACCCCGCTGTTTTGAAACGAGACTCTGGCTGCTTCTCGACCATTTG GCTGGCTGCAACGAGGGGCATCACCGTTCCTCGCCGGGAATTCCTGAAAGTCAACGTGAAGCGCACCTG cgatgacatcatcagctaCATCCTGGTgcaagtcccgcctcctcagCCCAACCTGCCACGGCCTCGCTTCTCCCTCTACCTGTCTTCTCAGCTCCAGTATGGCGTGGTGGTCGTCTTCCACCGCCAGTGTGTCATCTTTCTGA AGGAGCTTCAGTACATTGTTGGCCAGCTGTTGAAGAAAAGCAGGTCCAAGGGGCTGGACATGAAGGATCCGGGCAG ACAAATGACACTCTTCACGGACCCGATGGCGCGCCTGGATGAGATCGATGGCGGGCTGGACCCTCTGTTTGGAGAGATGGACGAGTTTAGGCCCAGTCCCAGCGTTCTGATGCAG GAAATTCCTGAACAAGGAGCCTTTTCTGCCGAGATCCAACCGCTGACCCCGGCCCGCTCCGCCTCACCAATCAACA GAATTACCGCGTCTCGAGAACAAATCACCATGAACGACTTGGAACTCATCTTCGCGCCCGAG TTTTCTGGCCAAGATCTGGACGACAACGTTGAAGACACGCTTGAAGTGCTGCTGGCCCAGACCGACAACTTCCTGACCG AACTGTTGAGGCCCGAGGCGGCGCCGGCAGCAGAAGCCGAGGTCGAGAGGGCGCCGGTGAGGGAGCCGAGCCCCGCCACAGCGACCACAGCGACCGCTCtcac AGTGGGTCCCACTACGGTGTCCAGCCAGGAGCAGGACCTCACCTTGCATCCCCAGGATGAGACTCAGGGGATGCCTCAGTCTCTCGCTGAGGAGATGACCCCCGTCGGCACCCTCCCGCCAGTCTCGTCGTCTGCCACGGATGCAGCGCAGGAGTCAGCAGTCGCAGAG GGTGCGCCCCACCCAGAGGAGACGGAGccgaagaggaagaagaagcggGCGGCGGGGAGGCAGCTGATCTTCTTCGACCCGCTCACGCAGATTCCGCATGACAAGCTGCAGCAGCAGATCAGGGACCCCCTGCTGGAAACCAGGATTCGACCCTTCCTGCCGCCCGAGTCGCACAGGCTGAAAAGTGCTCGGGAGCTGCTCAGCCAGCCTTGCGGTGGTCAGTTCCGCTCGGACCCGCTGCCTTCATGTACCCGATGGACTCGGCGTGGGCCGATCACCGGTTTGACCGTTTGCTGTTGTTTCCAAGTTAAGGTTTCAATAACCGCTA CCTTACCCGAAGATTTGCTGTTGCTCTGGACACAATCCTCCACCATCACGCCCATCGACGACGCGCAGCTGCTACCCAGTGGAGGAGGCGTGGAGTCCAGCAGTTCTGAGGAAAGCCGTCCCGTGGAGCCGGACGGCAGCCCTGCCGAG GTGCCGAGAGACGGAACAGAAGCCGAGGCGGTTCAGGTGTCAG gtctCGGTTCACTTCCACTGGAGGCATCCGAGCAGCGGGAATCCTCTCGCGAGATCTCCCCCGTGTACCCGCCAGAGCAAGAAAG CTGGTCCCGGTCCGGCGTCAAACTGCCGGACCTCGCTGAAGTTCCGGAAGCGTTGCCAGAGTCCGTTGG GCCGGAGGAGAAAGCTCTGCTTTTTCACGCTCTCCTTCCTCCAGAAGCTGACCGCAGGAGTGTCAGCAACCTTTTTCAAAACCTTCTTG ACATTTTGGCGACCGGCAAGATTCGTGCGGATCAAGTGGAGCCATACGGGCACATCGTGCTCCAACGCGGGCCCAACTACGATGAGGAGACTTTTCATTTGTGA
- the LOC144058472 gene encoding meiotic recombination protein REC8 homolog isoform X4 — MFYYPAVLKRDSGCFSTIWLAATRGITVPRREFLKVNVKRTCDDIISYILVQVPPPQPNLPRPRFSLYLSSQLQYGVVVVFHRQCVIFLKELQYIVGQLLKKSRSKGLDMKDPGRQMTLFTDPMARLDEIDGGLDPLFGEMDEFRPSPSVLMQEIPEQGAFSAEIQPLTPARSASPINRITASREQITMNDLELIFAPEFSGQDLDDNVEDTLEVLLAQTDNFLTELLRPEAAPAAEAEVERAPVREPSPATATTATALTVGPTTVSSQEQDLTLHPQDETQGMPQSLAEEMTPVGTLPPVSSSATDAAQESAVAEGAPHPEETEPKRKKKRAAGRQLIFFDPLTQIPHDKLQQQIRDPLLETRIRPFLPPESHRLKSARELLSQPCGALPEDLLLLWTQSSTITPIDDAQLLPSGGGVESSSSEESRPVEPDGSPAEVPRDGTEAEAVQVSGLGSLPLEASEQRESSREISPVYPPEQESWSRSGVKLPDLAEVPEALPESVGPEEKALLFHALLPPEADRRSVSNLFQNLLDILATGKIRADQVEPYGHIVLQRGPNYDEETFHL; from the exons ATGTTTTACTACCCCGCTGTTTTGAAACGAGACTCTGGCTGCTTCTCGACCATTTG GCTGGCTGCAACGAGGGGCATCACCGTTCCTCGCCGGGAATTCCTGAAAGTCAACGTGAAGCGCACCTG cgatgacatcatcagctaCATCCTGGTgcaagtcccgcctcctcagCCCAACCTGCCACGGCCTCGCTTCTCCCTCTACCTGTCTTCTCAGCTCCAGTATGGCGTGGTGGTCGTCTTCCACCGCCAGTGTGTCATCTTTCTGA AGGAGCTTCAGTACATTGTTGGCCAGCTGTTGAAGAAAAGCAGGTCCAAGGGGCTGGACATGAAGGATCCGGGCAG ACAAATGACACTCTTCACGGACCCGATGGCGCGCCTGGATGAGATCGATGGCGGGCTGGACCCTCTGTTTGGAGAGATGGACGAGTTTAGGCCCAGTCCCAGCGTTCTGATGCAG GAAATTCCTGAACAAGGAGCCTTTTCTGCCGAGATCCAACCGCTGACCCCGGCCCGCTCCGCCTCACCAATCAACA GAATTACCGCGTCTCGAGAACAAATCACCATGAACGACTTGGAACTCATCTTCGCGCCCGAG TTTTCTGGCCAAGATCTGGACGACAACGTTGAAGACACGCTTGAAGTGCTGCTGGCCCAGACCGACAACTTCCTGACCG AACTGTTGAGGCCCGAGGCGGCGCCGGCAGCAGAAGCCGAGGTCGAGAGGGCGCCGGTGAGGGAGCCGAGCCCCGCCACAGCGACCACAGCGACCGCTCtcac AGTGGGTCCCACTACGGTGTCCAGCCAGGAGCAGGACCTCACCTTGCATCCCCAGGATGAGACTCAGGGGATGCCTCAGTCTCTCGCTGAGGAGATGACCCCCGTCGGCACCCTCCCGCCAGTCTCGTCGTCTGCCACGGATGCAGCGCAGGAGTCAGCAGTCGCAGAG GGTGCGCCCCACCCAGAGGAGACGGAGccgaagaggaagaagaagcggGCGGCGGGGAGGCAGCTGATCTTCTTCGACCCGCTCACGCAGATTCCGCATGACAAGCTGCAGCAGCAGATCAGGGACCCCCTGCTGGAAACCAGGATTCGACCCTTCCTGCCGCCCGAGTCGCACAGGCTGAAAAGTGCTCGGGAGCTGCTCAGCCAGCCTTGCGGTG CCTTACCCGAAGATTTGCTGTTGCTCTGGACACAATCCTCCACCATCACGCCCATCGACGACGCGCAGCTGCTACCCAGTGGAGGAGGCGTGGAGTCCAGCAGTTCTGAGGAAAGCCGTCCCGTGGAGCCGGACGGCAGCCCTGCCGAG GTGCCGAGAGACGGAACAGAAGCCGAGGCGGTTCAGGTGTCAG gtctCGGTTCACTTCCACTGGAGGCATCCGAGCAGCGGGAATCCTCTCGCGAGATCTCCCCCGTGTACCCGCCAGAGCAAGAAAG CTGGTCCCGGTCCGGCGTCAAACTGCCGGACCTCGCTGAAGTTCCGGAAGCGTTGCCAGAGTCCGTTGG GCCGGAGGAGAAAGCTCTGCTTTTTCACGCTCTCCTTCCTCCAGAAGCTGACCGCAGGAGTGTCAGCAACCTTTTTCAAAACCTTCTTG ACATTTTGGCGACCGGCAAGATTCGTGCGGATCAAGTGGAGCCATACGGGCACATCGTGCTCCAACGCGGGCCCAACTACGATGAGGAGACTTTTCATTTGTGA